One Blastopirellula marina genomic window carries:
- a CDS encoding CpaF family protein, translated as MRPTVSDPKASNSKQAEFENLKRKIHGKLVDKLDLSKIGELEGDVLRREIRLVVEHLCDTEETLLNRTERERLIEEVLDETFGLGPLELLLKDHGISDILINGPHQIYCEKGGKLELSSVKFRDNEHLLQIIDRIVSKVGRRVDETCPMVDARLPDGSRFNAIIPPLALDGAAVSIRRFGSNPLKLEDLLNYKAFTPEMVMLLEGAIKARLNIIISGGTGSGKTTLLNTLSSFISGAERIVTIEDAAELQLQQEHVVRLETRPPNVEGKGGVTATDLVKNALRMRPERIIIGECRGAETLDMLQAMNTGHEGSMTTIHSNTPRDAIARIETLISMSGFELPVKAMRQQIASAVDLIIQANRLQGGPRRVTHITEVIGMEQETVVMQDIYRYEQSGIDETGRARGRFISTGVRPNFMERLESAGVRLPASAFRERMMLED; from the coding sequence ATGCGACCAACGGTATCGGATCCCAAAGCATCGAACTCCAAACAGGCAGAATTCGAGAACCTGAAGCGGAAGATCCACGGCAAACTCGTGGACAAGCTCGACCTTTCCAAAATTGGTGAATTGGAAGGGGATGTTCTGCGACGTGAAATTCGTTTAGTCGTCGAGCACCTGTGCGATACCGAAGAGACTCTGCTCAACCGCACCGAACGCGAGCGTTTAATTGAAGAGGTCTTAGACGAAACATTCGGTCTTGGTCCACTGGAACTGCTGCTGAAGGATCACGGGATCAGCGATATTCTGATCAACGGCCCTCACCAGATTTACTGCGAAAAGGGCGGTAAGCTCGAACTGAGTAGCGTCAAGTTTCGCGATAACGAACACTTGCTGCAGATCATCGATCGTATCGTATCGAAGGTAGGACGGCGCGTCGACGAAACCTGCCCGATGGTCGACGCGCGGCTTCCTGACGGGTCGCGTTTTAACGCAATCATTCCGCCGCTGGCCCTTGATGGAGCGGCGGTTTCTATTCGTAGATTCGGTTCCAATCCGCTGAAATTGGAAGACCTGCTCAACTACAAGGCGTTCACGCCAGAAATGGTGATGCTACTGGAAGGTGCCATCAAGGCTCGCTTGAACATCATCATCTCCGGTGGTACGGGCTCTGGTAAAACGACGTTGCTCAATACGCTCTCCAGCTTCATTAGCGGTGCCGAGCGTATCGTCACAATCGAAGACGCGGCGGAACTTCAGCTGCAGCAGGAACACGTCGTTCGCCTGGAAACGCGTCCGCCGAATGTGGAAGGGAAGGGGGGCGTTACCGCGACCGACCTGGTGAAAAACGCCCTGCGTATGCGTCCTGAACGAATCATCATCGGTGAGTGTCGTGGTGCCGAAACGCTCGATATGTTGCAGGCCATGAATACGGGTCACGAAGGTTCGATGACCACGATCCACAGTAATACACCGCGTGACGCGATTGCCCGTATCGAAACGCTGATTTCGATGTCTGGCTTTGAACTGCCCGTGAAAGCAATGCGTCAGCAAATCGCGAGCGCCGTCGACCTGATTATTCAAGCCAACCGTTTGCAAGGTGGTCCGCGTCGTGTGACCCACATCACCGAAGTGATCGGTATGGAGCAGGAAACGGTCGTGATGCAAGACATTTATCGTTACGAGCAGTCGGGTATCGATGAAACAGGTCGCGCACGTGGCCGCTTCATCTCGACGGGTGTTCGCCCCAACTTCATGGAACGTCTCGAATCGGCGGGTGTTCGCCTGCCGGCAAGTGCATTCCGTGAACGAATGATGCTCGAAGATTAA
- a CDS encoding type II secretion system F family protein: protein MLTLVVLITVFVGVATLVGAVALLFRGDSNPEIEGRLEILTGKGKAEPGKKDQQGGILSRPEENGGALEDFIANYFNLRLYLDQAAMDTSVANFILLTAGLAGGAAVVPFLLGLPFYVGPMLAVLFGVGPLAYIWYKRGKRLAKFGEQLPDALELIARALRAGHSLGAGFHLVSEEMLDPIGGEFRKVFESQNLGVPLEEAILIMTDRVPNLDLKFFGTAVILQRQTGGDLAEILDKIGRLVRQRMELFGQIQALTGEGRISGIVLLGMPPALFGVMWYLNPGYVMTLFTDPLGQKMLAGAVVMQLIGAWVIKKIIDIKV from the coding sequence ATGTTGACGCTAGTAGTCCTGATTACGGTATTCGTCGGCGTCGCCACTTTGGTAGGCGCCGTAGCGCTCTTGTTTCGTGGGGATTCCAACCCGGAGATTGAAGGGCGATTAGAGATTCTGACTGGCAAGGGGAAAGCCGAGCCAGGCAAGAAGGATCAGCAAGGTGGGATCCTAAGTCGCCCCGAAGAGAACGGCGGTGCGCTCGAGGACTTTATCGCAAACTACTTCAATTTGCGGTTGTACCTTGATCAAGCGGCAATGGACACATCGGTTGCTAACTTCATTTTGCTGACCGCTGGTTTGGCTGGTGGTGCCGCAGTGGTTCCTTTCCTGCTGGGGTTGCCGTTTTATGTCGGCCCGATGTTGGCAGTCTTGTTTGGCGTCGGACCCTTGGCGTACATCTGGTACAAGCGTGGCAAACGCTTGGCCAAGTTCGGCGAACAACTGCCGGACGCCCTGGAACTGATTGCCCGTGCTTTACGGGCAGGTCATAGCTTGGGTGCCGGGTTTCACCTGGTAAGCGAAGAAATGCTCGACCCGATTGGTGGCGAGTTCCGCAAGGTGTTCGAGTCGCAGAACTTGGGTGTGCCTCTGGAAGAAGCGATTCTGATCATGACCGATCGCGTGCCGAACCTCGACTTGAAGTTCTTTGGTACGGCGGTCATTCTGCAGCGTCAGACGGGTGGTGACCTTGCCGAAATTCTTGACAAAATCGGTCGACTCGTGCGTCAACGGATGGAACTGTTCGGCCAAATTCAAGCTCTTACGGGTGAAGGTCGTATCTCAGGCATCGTGCTGTTGGGTATGCCTCCGGCATTGTTCGGTGTGATGTGGTACTTGAACCCCGGGTACGTGATGACATTGTTCACCGATCCGTTGGGACAAAAGATGTTAGCTGGTGCCGTCGTGATGCAATTGATCGGGGCCTGGGTCATTAAGAAAATTATCGATATCAAGGTGTAG
- a CDS encoding type II secretion system F family protein, protein MFESGTNGVLIIAVAVFGLIATGIYFLADMLFKDNSRAEDRLEGLKDPYQRSGRSEKSGKGGALGKVLEKASPAMAKPLQPTNEKDANKLKDKLSYAGFRSEAAPTTFLGLKFAGLVCGLLLGGGTFMLLGDFSLFGILKAGLVLGFFFYLPEVGLWYLGKTRKEQIFRGLPDALDLMVVCVEAGLGLDQAMRRVAEEMKKTYRVIAEEFGMCNFQLQMGRARVDVLHELGQRTGVEDLRSLAAILIQADKFGSSVAQALRVQSDAMRTRRRQIAEEKAAKTAVKMIFPLVFFIFPGIFVVLVGPAAITVVREMLPMMAANS, encoded by the coding sequence ATGTTTGAATCCGGAACCAACGGCGTCTTGATCATCGCGGTAGCTGTGTTTGGGCTGATCGCCACCGGGATTTATTTCCTGGCCGACATGCTTTTCAAAGACAATAGCCGTGCCGAGGACCGCCTGGAAGGACTGAAAGACCCTTATCAGCGAAGTGGTCGGAGTGAAAAAAGTGGCAAGGGTGGAGCTTTGGGAAAGGTCTTGGAAAAGGCCTCGCCCGCAATGGCCAAACCTCTTCAGCCCACGAATGAAAAAGACGCTAACAAGCTGAAAGATAAGTTGTCGTACGCTGGCTTCCGGAGCGAAGCAGCACCGACCACGTTCCTCGGTTTGAAGTTTGCTGGGCTGGTCTGCGGTCTGCTTTTAGGCGGCGGAACGTTTATGCTGCTTGGCGACTTCTCGCTGTTTGGCATTTTGAAGGCAGGGCTTGTGTTGGGCTTCTTCTTCTACTTGCCCGAAGTGGGCTTGTGGTACTTAGGGAAGACTCGCAAAGAACAGATCTTCCGCGGTTTGCCGGATGCACTCGACTTGATGGTCGTTTGTGTCGAAGCAGGTCTTGGTCTCGATCAGGCTATGCGACGCGTGGCAGAAGAAATGAAGAAGACCTACCGCGTCATCGCCGAAGAGTTCGGCATGTGTAACTTTCAGTTGCAGATGGGCCGGGCTCGTGTCGATGTGCTGCACGAACTTGGTCAGCGAACGGGTGTCGAAGATCTACGTTCACTTGCGGCCATTCTGATCCAAGCCGATAAGTTTGGTTCGAGCGTCGCCCAGGCCCTTCGCGTGCAGAGTGATGCAATGCGAACACGTCGTCGTCAGATCGCGGAAGAGAAAGCTGCCAAGACGGCGGTGAAGATGATCTTCCCTCTGGTGTTCTTCATCTTCCCCGGCATCTTCGTGGTGCTTGTCGGACCAGCTGCTATCACAGTGGTTCGCGAGATGCTACCAATGATGGCGGCAAACTCGTAG
- a CDS encoding tetratricopeptide repeat protein, protein MRKTIAKSVLKTCTRELLCAGLAVHAVVVVPTLALGAERPKPIHQVSRISSESTGESKFRLIQFSGEGESSDNSITSAFKKAGSSISGFFTPSTSPTPAAHEPKVADDDPISLSNMPEEVNAEVYMNAARMMENGGNFEAAERQYKTCLEKFPKHRLALISYGRLLHRTNRLEDALSTYEKAAKQYPEDATISNDLGLCLARMGRKDEAMEKFHKATLIAPEDPRYRNNLAMILVDSGRNDEALSQLTYAHGKSKGQYNLGFLLYRKGDNAGATSAFRAALAADASLKPAEQMLIRIQGERPSEPEMVPAQSKTMFISDQPQNNPVRTVAPPAPESNKIPPAPELEPPRLLPPVN, encoded by the coding sequence ATGCGAAAGACTATCGCGAAAAGCGTTTTGAAAACCTGCACGCGTGAATTGCTTTGTGCCGGCTTGGCGGTCCATGCCGTGGTCGTTGTACCGACCTTGGCTTTGGGGGCAGAACGGCCGAAACCGATTCACCAGGTCAGTCGTATTTCTTCGGAAAGCACTGGGGAAAGCAAGTTTCGTCTGATTCAATTCTCAGGCGAAGGGGAATCGTCGGACAATTCGATCACGTCGGCATTCAAGAAGGCCGGAAGCTCGATTTCTGGCTTCTTCACACCAAGCACGTCCCCGACACCAGCCGCCCATGAGCCGAAGGTCGCGGATGACGATCCGATCAGCCTCTCGAACATGCCGGAAGAAGTAAACGCCGAAGTTTACATGAACGCCGCGCGCATGATGGAGAACGGCGGCAACTTCGAGGCCGCCGAACGCCAGTACAAAACCTGCTTGGAGAAGTTTCCTAAGCATCGTCTGGCCTTGATCAGCTATGGCCGCCTACTGCACCGTACCAATCGCTTGGAAGACGCTCTTTCGACCTACGAAAAAGCCGCTAAGCAGTATCCAGAAGATGCGACCATCAGCAACGATCTTGGCTTGTGCCTGGCACGCATGGGACGCAAAGACGAGGCGATGGAGAAGTTCCACAAGGCGACATTGATCGCACCGGAAGATCCTCGCTATCGTAACAACCTGGCGATGATCCTGGTCGACTCAGGTCGCAACGACGAAGCGTTGTCGCAGCTGACCTACGCACATGGGAAATCGAAGGGACAGTACAATCTTGGCTTCCTGTTGTATCGCAAAGGGGACAACGCCGGAGCGACTTCCGCATTCCGCGCTGCCTTGGCCGCGGACGCTTCGCTGAAACCAGCCGAACAGATGCTCATTCGGATCCAAGGAGAACGACCGAGCGAACCTGAAATGGTGCCCGCCCAGAGCAAGACGATGTTCATCAGCGATCAGCCGCAGAATAACCCGGTTCGCACCGTGGCGCCACCTGCACCCGAATCGAACAAGATTCCGCCTGCTCCGGAACTGGAGCCACCACGCTTGTTGCCTCCAGTCAACTAA
- a CDS encoding sigma-70 family RNA polymerase sigma factor, with translation MESTGSELPTSPWKTEEELIEALRRQEDDAYEYLVRAYSGRLLVVAKRFLGQDQDAQDAVQDAFLSAFKAVGDFEGNSKLSTWLHRIVVNACLMKLRTRKRKRERTVEELLPHFVSDGHRDQVEPSWAVTFDTAVQSRETREIVRQRIEELPESYRTVLLLRDIEELSTEETAARLDLSVSAVKTRLHRARQALKTLLDPHMNSGY, from the coding sequence ATGGAAAGCACGGGATCCGAACTACCAACGAGCCCCTGGAAAACCGAAGAAGAGCTGATCGAAGCCCTTCGTCGGCAGGAAGATGACGCGTACGAGTACCTTGTACGCGCTTATAGCGGTCGTTTGCTAGTAGTTGCCAAGCGTTTTCTGGGGCAAGACCAGGACGCTCAGGATGCGGTTCAGGATGCTTTCCTCTCTGCTTTTAAAGCCGTCGGCGATTTCGAGGGAAACTCGAAGCTTTCCACTTGGTTGCACCGAATTGTCGTGAACGCGTGCTTGATGAAGCTTCGCACGCGAAAACGGAAACGAGAACGAACGGTCGAGGAATTATTGCCTCACTTCGTTTCCGACGGGCATCGCGACCAAGTCGAACCCTCATGGGCAGTTACGTTCGATACGGCTGTTCAAAGTCGGGAAACCCGCGAAATAGTTCGCCAAAGAATTGAAGAATTGCCGGAAAGTTACCGAACCGTATTGCTGCTTCGTGACATCGAAGAGCTAAGTACCGAGGAAACTGCGGCACGACTGGATTTAAGTGTTTCGGCCGTCAAGACGCGGCTACATCGTGCCCGGCAGGCTTTAAAGACCCTGTTGGATCCGCATATGAACAGCGGGTACTAA
- a CDS encoding SHD1 domain-containing protein, with protein sequence MVASRFLIASLFICTFVSAATAAEVRTWTDTSGKTLTGTFVEVVDDDTVRIEADGKTYDIPISRFSNSDKQYIELQKANDTDSPTESPRRRRSNLKGWRQWTDSDGNEIRAKYVRMVDGEVVLLQGNIGHRVDFYKLSEEDQAYLRTELTAIGEEGSIPAKPVTPTAGNEGMNGGQGGNPSYTPPSITPQNGNTYEPNVMGNQAPAYAPPKTAAEIAAENAKIEEARRREAEKQEYAAQKQREKEEEDARRRKQEERQQQQQVANNSGPRFPQGMNNSSTPDFGGYQQEQVMVYHCTNCNKEVPANLGAGDHCPHCNAFFQYEENEFGQKTKEVAMPWYYSAPIPIGLIVWVVVAVIRRMGS encoded by the coding sequence ATGGTGGCCAGCCGGTTCCTTATTGCTAGCTTATTTATCTGTACCTTCGTATCTGCTGCGACCGCCGCCGAAGTTCGCACGTGGACCGATACGTCCGGCAAGACACTGACCGGCACGTTCGTCGAAGTCGTCGATGATGATACCGTCCGAATCGAAGCGGACGGCAAGACTTACGACATTCCGATCAGTCGCTTCAGCAATTCTGACAAGCAATACATCGAGCTTCAAAAGGCAAACGATACCGATTCGCCTACTGAAAGCCCACGCCGCCGACGCAGCAACCTGAAAGGCTGGCGTCAGTGGACGGACTCCGACGGAAACGAGATCCGAGCCAAATACGTCCGCATGGTGGACGGTGAGGTTGTCTTATTGCAAGGCAACATCGGACATCGCGTCGACTTCTACAAGTTGAGCGAAGAAGACCAAGCCTATTTGCGGACCGAATTGACCGCTATCGGCGAAGAAGGTTCGATTCCGGCAAAGCCGGTCACGCCAACCGCTGGCAACGAAGGTATGAACGGTGGCCAGGGCGGTAATCCCTCGTACACCCCACCTTCGATCACGCCGCAGAACGGCAACACCTATGAACCGAACGTGATGGGCAACCAGGCACCTGCCTACGCGCCTCCGAAGACTGCTGCGGAAATTGCTGCTGAGAACGCCAAGATTGAAGAAGCTCGTCGTCGCGAAGCGGAAAAACAAGAGTACGCCGCTCAAAAGCAACGTGAGAAAGAGGAAGAAGACGCCCGCCGTCGTAAGCAGGAAGAGCGTCAGCAACAGCAGCAGGTCGCCAACAATAGCGGCCCTCGTTTCCCTCAAGGCATGAACAATTCGTCCACGCCCGACTTTGGTGGATACCAACAAGAACAAGTCATGGTCTACCATTGCACTAACTGTAACAAGGAAGTTCCCGCCAATTTAGGTGCTGGTGACCACTGCCCTCACTGCAATGCATTCTTCCAATACGAAGAAAACGAGTTTGGCCAAAAGACCAAAGAAGTCGCCATGCCGTGGTACTACAGTGCACCCATCCCAATCGGTTTGATCGTGTGGGTTGTTGTGGCTGTGATTCGCCGCATGGGATCGTAA
- a CDS encoding aldehyde dehydrogenase family protein, whose amino-acid sequence MSLNENYPAYLANKAISPNFNLSVEDKFRQKSATKVPLADVAMMEQAIAGAAQAAQPMAELPSYRRQEVLQYCVKRFEERSDEFAEALCIEAGKPIRDSRGEVTRLIDTFRVAAEEATRMVGEVMPLDISSRATGYRGMWKRVPIGPCSFITPFNFPLNLVAHKVAPALAVGCPFVLKPASKTPVGALLIGEILAETDLPEGAFSILPADREAADLLVTDDRLKKLSFTGSQDVGWKLKARAGEKKVTLELGGNAACIIDEGTNLEDAVERIIFGAFYQSGQSCVSVQRVLIHKNLYDKAVAMLTEKVGKLKAGDPQAEDTFVGPIISEKDAERIDEWIASAKSAGAKVLVGGERDGIMVSPTLLADVPKDQPVCAKEVFGPVAVVSSFDTFDDALAEANDTDFGLQVGIFTRDIQKIMKAWDTMEVGGVIIGDVPSWRVDHMPYGGVKESGIGREGVRFAMQEMSEIRNLVIRSVPD is encoded by the coding sequence ATGTCGCTGAACGAGAACTACCCTGCTTACCTGGCGAATAAGGCAATCTCTCCTAATTTCAACCTCTCGGTAGAAGATAAGTTTCGCCAAAAGTCAGCCACCAAGGTGCCGCTCGCGGACGTAGCGATGATGGAACAGGCCATTGCTGGAGCCGCGCAAGCTGCTCAGCCGATGGCTGAGCTCCCCTCGTACCGTCGGCAAGAGGTGCTTCAGTACTGCGTGAAGCGGTTTGAAGAGCGTTCGGACGAGTTCGCCGAAGCTTTGTGTATCGAAGCAGGAAAGCCGATTCGAGACAGCCGCGGCGAAGTGACCAGGCTGATCGATACTTTTCGTGTTGCGGCAGAAGAAGCGACTCGGATGGTGGGCGAGGTCATGCCGCTGGACATCAGTTCGCGTGCGACCGGATATCGAGGGATGTGGAAACGGGTACCTATCGGACCCTGTTCGTTCATCACGCCGTTCAATTTCCCTCTGAATCTCGTCGCGCATAAGGTCGCTCCAGCGTTAGCAGTTGGCTGTCCGTTTGTCTTGAAGCCAGCCAGCAAGACGCCGGTGGGAGCACTCTTGATCGGCGAGATCTTGGCGGAAACCGATCTACCGGAAGGAGCATTCTCGATCTTGCCGGCCGATCGCGAGGCAGCCGACCTATTGGTGACAGACGATCGTCTGAAGAAGCTGAGCTTTACCGGTTCGCAAGACGTTGGTTGGAAACTGAAAGCCCGCGCTGGCGAAAAGAAGGTGACGCTCGAACTGGGGGGTAACGCCGCTTGTATCATCGACGAAGGAACGAACTTGGAAGATGCGGTCGAGCGGATCATCTTCGGAGCGTTCTACCAGTCGGGACAAAGCTGCGTGAGCGTGCAGCGGGTACTGATTCATAAGAATCTCTACGACAAGGCAGTCGCAATGCTCACGGAGAAGGTGGGCAAGCTAAAAGCGGGCGATCCGCAAGCCGAAGACACCTTCGTGGGCCCAATTATTTCTGAAAAGGATGCCGAACGCATCGACGAATGGATTGCTTCCGCAAAGTCAGCCGGCGCAAAGGTTCTGGTCGGTGGTGAGCGTGACGGGATCATGGTTTCGCCCACACTGTTGGCCGATGTACCGAAAGATCAGCCGGTCTGTGCGAAGGAGGTATTCGGTCCGGTCGCCGTCGTCAGCTCGTTCGATACGTTTGACGATGCCTTAGCGGAAGCGAATGACACCGACTTTGGTCTTCAGGTCGGTATCTTTACCCGCGACATTCAAAAGATCATGAAAGCCTGGGACACGATGGAAGTTGGCGGCGTGATCATCGGCGACGTGCCTTCCTGGCGAGTCGATCACATGCCGTACGGGGGTGTCAAAGAGAGTGGCATCGGACGCGAAGGGGTGCGGTTCGCGATGCAAGAGATGTCGGAGATCCGCAACCTGGTGATTCGTAGCGTGCCCGACTAA
- a CDS encoding Gfo/Idh/MocA family protein produces the protein MSKPNVTRRAFLRTTGTVTAAAAVFGPGLHLGAAEKPSSEKLNIGIIGAGNRGAANTGGVSGENIYALCDTNPKALQQAKSRFSAAKTFSDWRDLLEDKQIDAVVISTADHHHAVAAIAAMRAGKHVYCEKPLAHTVEEARLMQEVYAQNKGKLATQMGTQIHATENYRRVVELIAAGAIGPVSEAHVWCSRTINPVDVAKLPEQDVPAGFNWEAWVGPAAMRPYNTAYWQGGNLNWNRRWEFGNGVLGDMGSHLIDLPYWALDLKSPTSVVSEGPDADEVACPPWQMATWEHAPREGNANWSKPTKVIWYHGPEGMKRRSDYLQPLVGNDTEINKWGIGVAFVGDNGVLVADYGKLVLSPGDKFKDYPAPADKIAPSLGHYAEWIHAAKTGGESLCNFNYSGKLIEHNLLGNVAHRVGKKLEYDATTGQVTNSPEAAQYMSKEYRDGWSV, from the coding sequence ATGTCGAAGCCCAATGTAACGCGACGCGCGTTTCTGCGAACGACCGGAACGGTAACCGCTGCGGCGGCCGTTTTCGGACCTGGGCTGCACTTGGGTGCAGCGGAGAAGCCTAGCAGTGAGAAACTGAACATCGGCATCATCGGCGCCGGTAATCGCGGGGCAGCCAACACTGGCGGCGTGAGTGGCGAGAATATCTATGCATTGTGCGATACGAATCCCAAGGCATTACAGCAGGCCAAATCACGCTTTTCAGCGGCGAAGACCTTCAGCGACTGGCGAGACCTGCTTGAGGATAAGCAGATCGATGCCGTGGTAATCAGTACGGCTGATCATCATCATGCCGTCGCGGCAATTGCCGCGATGCGGGCAGGAAAGCATGTGTACTGCGAGAAGCCCCTGGCACATACCGTGGAAGAAGCCCGGTTGATGCAGGAAGTCTACGCGCAGAATAAGGGCAAGCTCGCTACCCAGATGGGAACGCAAATTCATGCAACCGAAAACTATCGACGTGTCGTCGAATTGATTGCTGCCGGCGCGATTGGCCCGGTCTCAGAAGCACACGTCTGGTGCAGCCGAACGATCAATCCGGTCGATGTGGCGAAGCTACCAGAGCAAGACGTACCCGCAGGATTTAATTGGGAAGCCTGGGTCGGACCTGCCGCGATGCGACCCTACAACACTGCCTATTGGCAAGGTGGCAATCTCAATTGGAATCGGCGCTGGGAATTTGGCAACGGGGTGCTGGGGGACATGGGGAGCCACCTGATCGACCTTCCGTATTGGGCACTCGATTTGAAGAGCCCGACTAGTGTCGTTTCTGAAGGACCTGACGCCGATGAAGTCGCTTGCCCTCCCTGGCAAATGGCGACCTGGGAACACGCCCCGCGCGAAGGAAATGCCAATTGGTCGAAGCCTACCAAGGTGATTTGGTACCACGGCCCCGAAGGCATGAAACGCCGCAGTGATTATCTGCAGCCATTGGTCGGAAACGATACCGAGATCAACAAGTGGGGCATTGGTGTAGCGTTCGTCGGTGATAACGGCGTGCTGGTTGCCGACTACGGCAAACTAGTCCTGAGCCCAGGCGACAAATTCAAAGACTATCCTGCCCCGGCCGACAAGATCGCACCGAGCCTTGGGCATTACGCGGAATGGATACACGCCGCCAAGACCGGCGGAGAATCACTTTGCAATTTCAACTACTCTGGCAAGCTGATCGAGCATAACCTACTGGGCAACGTCGCGCATCGTGTTGGCAAGAAGCTTGAGTATGATGCAACGACCGGTCAGGTGACCAATTCTCCGGAAGCCGCACAGTACATGTCCAAAGAGTATCGTGACGGCTGGTCGGTTTAA
- a CDS encoding DUF1080 domain-containing protein, protein MKTWFMFVAALALLPSFCLGEEPVSKAFIDGEGPGWVALGKDDFVKVNSNDDTWTFNDNGLIECTGKPVSVTRSVKQYTNFELVCQWRHLKSAGNSGLFVWTIPEKLEELTKPGLPGGGIEVQVLDLGYTEAYEDGGKRKADWFTCHGDVFPVGVSKMKPFPPVSPNGQRSFPSKNLSKGVGEWNHYYVRAINGEIRLWVNGEEVSGGKDCQPATGFLCLESEGSPVEFRGLKIRELP, encoded by the coding sequence ATGAAAACTTGGTTTATGTTCGTCGCCGCATTGGCTTTGCTTCCGTCGTTTTGCCTGGGCGAAGAGCCTGTCAGCAAAGCATTTATCGACGGCGAAGGTCCAGGCTGGGTCGCACTCGGCAAAGACGACTTCGTCAAAGTGAATAGCAACGACGATACTTGGACGTTCAACGACAACGGCCTGATCGAGTGTACCGGCAAACCGGTAAGTGTGACTCGCAGCGTCAAGCAGTACACTAACTTCGAGCTCGTATGCCAGTGGCGTCACTTAAAGAGTGCCGGAAACAGTGGGCTGTTCGTATGGACCATTCCCGAAAAGCTGGAAGAACTGACCAAGCCAGGTTTGCCAGGAGGTGGTATCGAAGTTCAGGTCCTCGATCTCGGCTACACTGAAGCTTACGAAGATGGTGGCAAGCGGAAGGCGGACTGGTTCACCTGCCATGGTGATGTTTTCCCGGTTGGCGTCAGCAAGATGAAGCCGTTCCCACCTGTTTCGCCGAATGGGCAACGAAGCTTTCCCTCGAAGAATCTGAGCAAGGGCGTCGGCGAGTGGAATCACTACTACGTTCGGGCGATCAACGGTGAGATCCGTTTGTGGGTCAACGGCGAAGAAGTTTCCGGTGGAAAAGATTGCCAACCAGCCACAGGCTTCTTGTGTTTGGAATCGGAAGGTTCGCCTGTTGAATTCCGTGGTCTGAAAATTCGTGAATTGCCGTAA
- a CDS encoding helix-turn-helix domain-containing protein — protein sequence MKFSFRLAELLNHSPDPKKRPGTIKAICDFTGLDRHQVSSLLKNEAKYIPLSALAQVCDFLIKHGYAEANQLPGALFAVEPENFWELLARRKRVEMCLGIRADENWAEGAWVVASDTILQGQLLTGISTLGGTAKYRQSSLSPDMLSMGADGYISRDTPIPQPEDLFQTLVWAPGQAEDEEVHRRGHEVYTNFQAVDGDKALISLGSIRSNPVIELSLASAFNTEPFISQDEVDDPSQRAIPIYLRHREKNVQFPSSCCGGDQLSKNFSPETPGFYYEKEDGSWGCCKWDETTYEPAYLIYVYHESQGRLEMMLGGYSGRGTRLLAKTLSSRPEEFWPPVFTGNGTQIGAYVIQYELKKQKKARSVLVADYSATTKIIPIDPKAIQRRLTV from the coding sequence ATGAAATTCTCATTTCGCCTGGCAGAATTGCTGAATCACTCGCCAGATCCTAAGAAACGACCTGGCACCATTAAAGCGATCTGCGACTTCACTGGATTGGATCGCCACCAAGTTTCGTCCTTGTTGAAGAACGAAGCCAAGTACATTCCCTTGTCGGCCTTGGCTCAAGTGTGCGACTTCCTGATCAAACATGGCTACGCGGAAGCAAATCAACTTCCTGGTGCGTTGTTTGCCGTGGAACCAGAAAACTTCTGGGAACTGTTGGCACGTCGCAAACGTGTTGAAATGTGCCTTGGTATTCGTGCGGACGAAAACTGGGCGGAAGGTGCCTGGGTTGTCGCTTCCGACACGATCCTGCAAGGCCAACTACTTACCGGCATTTCTACCCTCGGCGGTACCGCCAAGTATCGTCAAAGCAGCTTGTCACCCGACATGCTTTCGATGGGTGCCGACGGCTACATCTCACGCGACACACCGATTCCACAACCGGAAGACCTTTTCCAGACGTTGGTTTGGGCTCCTGGTCAGGCCGAAGACGAGGAAGTCCATCGCCGTGGTCATGAAGTTTATACCAACTTCCAAGCGGTCGACGGCGACAAGGCATTGATCAGCCTTGGTAGTATTCGTAGCAATCCCGTGATCGAACTCAGCCTGGCCAGCGCGTTCAATACCGAACCGTTCATCAGCCAAGACGAAGTCGACGATCCTAGCCAGCGAGCGATTCCGATTTACCTTCGTCACCGCGAAAAGAACGTTCAGTTCCCCAGCTCGTGCTGCGGTGGTGACCAGCTTTCTAAGAACTTCTCACCAGAAACACCTGGTTTCTACTACGAGAAGGAAGATGGTAGCTGGGGCTGCTGCAAATGGGACGAAACAACCTACGAACCAGCTTACCTCATCTACGTCTATCACGAATCGCAAGGCCGCCTCGAGATGATGCTCGGTGGTTACTCAGGTCGTGGTACCCGCTTGCTTGCCAAAACTCTCTCTAGTCGTCCAGAAGAGTTCTGGCCCCCGGTCTTCACCGGTAACGGAACGCAGATCGGTGCTTATGTTATTCAGTACGAACTGAAGAAACAAAAGAAGGCTCGTAGCGTGTTAGTGGCGGATTACTCGGCAACGACCAAGATCATTCCGATCGATCCGAAAGCCATTCAGCGTCGCTTGACGGTCTAG